In Streptomyces sp. P3, one DNA window encodes the following:
- a CDS encoding 6-phosphofructokinase, with amino-acid sequence MRVGVLTGGGDCPGLNAVIRSVVRKGVDAYGFDFVGVRDGWRGLLRDVVLPLDIARVRGILPRGGTILGSSRTNPLTHEDGLRRVRDTLAAHHVDALVVIGGEDTLGVATELSRQGVPLVGVPKTIDNDVSGTDYTFGFDTAVGIATEAIDRLHTTAESHMRALVVEVMGRHSGWIALHAGVAGGGNVILVPERPFDIDEVCEQVRNRFRINYAPIVVVAEGATPKEGQVVLKDRSRDEFGHVRLSGVGEWLAREISERTGKDARTTVLGHVQRGGTPSAFDRWLATRFGLHAIDAVEDGDFGVMVALRGTRIVRVPLAEATATTKLVDPSLYDEFEVFFG; translated from the coding sequence ATGAGGGTCGGAGTACTGACCGGCGGTGGTGACTGCCCCGGCCTGAACGCCGTGATCCGCAGTGTCGTCCGCAAAGGCGTCGACGCGTACGGCTTCGACTTCGTCGGGGTACGGGACGGCTGGCGCGGCCTGCTCCGGGATGTCGTCCTGCCACTGGACATCGCCAGGGTGCGGGGGATCCTCCCCCGCGGCGGTACCATCCTCGGCTCCTCCCGCACCAACCCGCTCACCCACGAGGACGGGCTGCGACGCGTCCGGGACACGCTCGCCGCGCACCACGTGGACGCGCTCGTCGTGATCGGCGGCGAGGACACGCTCGGCGTGGCCACCGAACTCAGCCGTCAGGGAGTCCCGCTGGTCGGTGTGCCCAAGACCATCGACAACGACGTCTCCGGCACGGACTACACCTTCGGCTTCGACACCGCGGTCGGTATCGCGACCGAGGCCATCGACCGGCTCCACACCACAGCCGAGTCCCACATGCGCGCCCTGGTGGTGGAGGTCATGGGGCGGCACTCCGGATGGATCGCCCTGCACGCCGGCGTCGCGGGCGGCGGCAACGTGATCCTCGTCCCGGAGCGGCCCTTCGACATCGACGAGGTCTGCGAGCAGGTGAGGAACAGATTCAGGATCAACTACGCCCCGATCGTCGTGGTCGCCGAAGGGGCCACCCCGAAGGAGGGGCAGGTGGTCCTCAAGGACCGATCGCGCGACGAGTTCGGCCACGTACGGCTGTCCGGCGTCGGCGAGTGGCTGGCTCGGGAGATCTCGGAGCGCACCGGGAAGGATGCCCGCACCACGGTGCTCGGGCACGTTCAGCGCGGTGGCACCCCGAGCGCCTTCGACCGCTGGCTGGCCACACGCTTCGGGCTGCACGCCATCGACGCGGTCGAGGACGGTGACTTCGGCGTCATGGTCGCCCTGCGGGGCACCCGGATCGTCCGCGTCCCCCTCGCCGAGGCCACGGCGACGACCAAGCTCGTCGATCCGTCGCTGTACGACGAGTTCGAGGTCTTCTTCGGCTGA
- a CDS encoding DoxX family membrane protein: MSSVTTSTTSAAPRRGLLADPGYQAFVILRTAFTVAPIAFGLDKFANLLVDWPAYLAPWIDDLVPGSAQAAMYAVGAIEIVAGVSVALAPRFGAWLVAGWLGGIIVNLLTIPDYYDIALRDFGLLLAAVALARLAERYHGARRR, from the coding sequence ATGTCCTCCGTCACCACAAGCACCACGTCCGCCGCCCCGCGGCGCGGCCTGCTCGCCGATCCGGGCTATCAGGCGTTCGTGATCCTGCGTACGGCCTTCACGGTGGCGCCGATCGCGTTCGGGCTGGACAAGTTCGCCAACCTGCTCGTGGACTGGCCCGCCTACCTCGCGCCGTGGATCGACGACCTCGTTCCCGGGAGCGCCCAGGCCGCCATGTACGCCGTGGGCGCGATCGAAATCGTGGCCGGCGTCTCCGTCGCCCTGGCTCCCCGCTTCGGCGCCTGGCTGGTCGCAGGCTGGCTGGGCGGCATCATCGTCAACCTCCTGACCATTCCCGACTACTACGACATCGCGCTGCGCGACTTCGGCCTCCTCCTCGCCGCCGTCGCACTCGCCCGCCTCGCCGAGCGTTACCACGGCGCACGACGGCGCTGA
- a CDS encoding metalloregulator ArsR/SmtB family transcription factor, translated as MAMGFTLVFVTDPKEVRDADVSAIAALDEPTRRRLYDHVVRQPGPVGRDEAAAALGLARQTAAFHLDRLADESLLDVVYERRSGRVGPGAGRPAKLYRRSTKQIAVSLPDRRYELAGRLLAQAVEESAATGEAVRQVLHRKAEELGAGLGESGGAVLCDVLERYGFEPHREEGAIVLGNCPFHALAREHTQTVCGMNLHLLRGVLRGLGESGYAACLSPGPGRCCVRLEPVA; from the coding sequence ATGGCCATGGGTTTTACACTGGTGTTCGTGACCGACCCGAAGGAAGTACGCGACGCAGACGTCTCCGCCATCGCCGCTCTGGACGAGCCGACGCGCAGGAGGCTGTACGACCATGTGGTGCGCCAACCGGGCCCCGTCGGCCGGGACGAGGCGGCGGCCGCACTGGGTCTGGCGCGCCAGACCGCGGCGTTCCACCTCGACCGCCTCGCCGACGAGTCCCTCCTCGACGTGGTCTATGAGCGGCGCAGCGGGCGAGTGGGGCCTGGCGCGGGCCGGCCGGCCAAGCTGTACCGGCGCTCGACGAAACAGATCGCGGTCAGCCTGCCGGACCGGCGCTACGAACTCGCCGGGCGACTGCTCGCCCAGGCCGTGGAGGAATCCGCCGCGACCGGTGAGGCGGTGCGACAGGTGCTGCATCGCAAGGCCGAAGAGCTCGGTGCCGGCCTGGGGGAGTCGGGCGGCGCGGTCCTGTGCGACGTCCTCGAGCGGTACGGATTCGAGCCGCACCGCGAGGAGGGCGCCATCGTGCTGGGCAACTGTCCCTTCCATGCCCTGGCCCGTGAGCACACGCAGACGGTCTGCGGTATGAACCTGCACCTGCTGCGAGGTGTTCTGCGCGGGCTGGGGGAGAGCGGTTACGCGGCCTGTCTTTCACCCGGTCCGGGTCGGTGCTGTGTCCGCCTGGAGCCCGTCGCCTGA
- a CDS encoding tautomerase family protein, with product MTIITVNTPKGRLSLEQRRELAESLTDAVLVPEVGQHAPAARVGFQVHFVERERDMMAIGGRLVADLDPGTDVMVIDLAVMDAAWQPEVRAEVIERVLAALAAACGLEKPAPAWWVNFRVIDEGSWGSSGGVLSVLPLLESGVFTEERVKAVRAALGV from the coding sequence GTGACCATCATCACCGTGAACACGCCCAAGGGCCGGCTGAGCCTGGAGCAACGCCGTGAGCTGGCCGAATCGCTGACGGACGCGGTGCTGGTGCCCGAGGTGGGGCAGCACGCCCCAGCCGCTCGGGTCGGGTTCCAGGTGCATTTCGTGGAGCGCGAGCGGGACATGATGGCCATTGGCGGCCGACTGGTGGCGGACCTCGACCCGGGAACCGACGTCATGGTGATCGACCTCGCGGTCATGGACGCGGCCTGGCAGCCGGAGGTGCGGGCCGAGGTGATCGAGCGCGTGCTGGCCGCGCTGGCGGCGGCCTGTGGGCTGGAGAAGCCGGCGCCGGCCTGGTGGGTCAACTTCCGGGTGATCGACGAGGGCAGTTGGGGCTCGTCCGGAGGCGTGCTGTCGGTCCTGCCGCTGCTGGAGAGCGGAGTCTTCACCGAGGAGCGCGTCAAGGCGGTGCGCGCCGCGTTGGGCGTCTGA
- a CDS encoding helix-turn-helix transcriptional regulator: MEIRAAAIRGIDRLVDRLGGDGAALLRSAVGRALGTVPARIDVIAEWLHLHPRTLQRRLAREGTSFQAILDEVRKNAAHRLLTGTDMPFSQVASMVELAGQAALTRAVRRWFGRTPSQVRREAGHPHTHPASPPDPAQAVAQG, from the coding sequence ATGGAGATTCGGGCCGCTGCGATCCGGGGCATCGATCGCCTTGTCGACCGTCTCGGCGGCGACGGGGCGGCCCTGCTGCGTTCGGCGGTCGGCCGTGCACTGGGCACGGTCCCGGCGCGGATCGATGTGATCGCGGAGTGGCTGCACCTGCATCCGCGCACCCTGCAGCGGCGGCTGGCGCGGGAAGGCACCTCGTTCCAGGCGATCCTCGACGAGGTGCGGAAGAACGCCGCGCACCGGCTGCTGACGGGGACCGACATGCCGTTCTCGCAGGTGGCATCGATGGTGGAACTGGCCGGACAGGCGGCGCTCACCCGTGCGGTGCGCCGGTGGTTCGGCAGGACGCCGTCGCAGGTCCGTCGCGAGGCCGGCCACCCGCACACGCATCCGGCATCGCCGCCCGACCCTGCGCAGGCTGTCGCGCAGGGTTAA
- a CDS encoding putative quinol monooxygenase, with product MSEQVVLVATMVAKPGREELVEQTFKAAMAAVHAEPGCLRYALHRKAGTTGEFVMIEKWASREALGAHMKGAAMREIGAALAQALAGPPDMVFLDAIPAGDPDLGAV from the coding sequence ATGTCCGAGCAGGTGGTCCTGGTGGCGACGATGGTCGCGAAGCCGGGCCGGGAAGAGTTGGTCGAGCAGACGTTCAAGGCGGCCATGGCCGCGGTGCACGCGGAACCCGGGTGCCTGCGGTACGCGTTGCACCGCAAGGCCGGCACCACCGGTGAGTTCGTCATGATCGAGAAGTGGGCCTCGCGGGAGGCGCTGGGCGCGCACATGAAGGGCGCCGCGATGCGGGAGATCGGCGCCGCCCTGGCGCAGGCGCTGGCCGGCCCCCCGGACATGGTCTTCCTGGACGCGATCCCGGCCGGTGACCCGGACTTGGGCGCCGTCTGA
- a CDS encoding zinc-binding dehydrogenase has product MKSLMFVAPGQLRFEEVEAPTVVEGTDALVRPLAATTCDLDHHVIDDRTPFSGSGPFPIGHECVGTVVEVGPDCKDVAVGDVVGVAWHIACGTCAQCRLGHTARCLLHGDAQYGLPVNGAWGGTFDELVRVPYADFNLAKLPAGVDPVHLASIGDNLALGWETVMPTVAGILDPKVAVFGGTGSIGLYCVDVAVHCANARTVYYDDDPVRMKVAEQLGAEVHHIDGKREKDFHLAVDAGCDPERLRKALLSVMPEGHVNSVGIYFDDVRLPLLSLYQRGVHFHNGKGHARPNMTPTLEAVAAGTLHPELVTSGIHGWDEIPDVLTSGRAGHKPIFVLEK; this is encoded by the coding sequence ATGAAGAGCCTGATGTTCGTCGCCCCCGGGCAACTGCGCTTCGAGGAGGTCGAGGCCCCCACCGTCGTCGAGGGGACGGACGCGCTGGTGCGCCCGCTCGCGGCGACGACGTGCGACCTCGACCACCACGTCATCGACGACAGGACGCCGTTCTCCGGATCGGGCCCGTTCCCGATCGGCCACGAGTGCGTGGGCACGGTGGTCGAGGTCGGCCCCGACTGCAAGGACGTCGCGGTCGGTGACGTCGTCGGCGTCGCGTGGCACATCGCGTGCGGCACCTGCGCGCAGTGCAGGCTCGGGCACACCGCCCGCTGCCTCCTCCACGGCGACGCCCAGTACGGCCTTCCGGTGAACGGGGCCTGGGGCGGCACCTTCGACGAACTCGTCCGCGTCCCCTACGCGGACTTCAACCTCGCCAAGCTGCCCGCCGGGGTCGACCCCGTACACCTGGCGTCGATCGGCGACAACCTCGCCCTCGGCTGGGAGACCGTGATGCCGACCGTCGCCGGGATCCTCGACCCGAAGGTCGCGGTCTTCGGCGGCACCGGGTCCATCGGCCTCTACTGCGTCGACGTCGCGGTCCACTGCGCGAACGCCCGCACCGTCTACTACGACGACGACCCGGTCAGGATGAAGGTCGCCGAGCAACTCGGCGCCGAGGTCCACCACATCGACGGCAAGCGCGAGAAGGACTTCCACCTCGCCGTGGACGCCGGCTGCGACCCCGAGCGGCTGCGCAAGGCGCTGCTGTCGGTCATGCCCGAGGGTCACGTCAACAGCGTCGGCATCTACTTCGACGACGTCCGGCTCCCGCTGCTCTCGCTCTACCAGCGCGGCGTCCACTTCCACAACGGCAAGGGCCACGCGCGGCCGAACATGACGCCGACCCTGGAGGCGGTGGCGGCCGGCACACTCCACCCCGAGCTGGTCACCAGTGGGATCCACGGCTGGGACGAGATCCCCGACGTGCTGACCTCGGGCCGCGCCGGCCACAAGCCGATCTTCGTCCTGGAGAAGTGA
- a CDS encoding alpha/beta fold hydrolase, whose product MATQDPRPTIHVPGTTSHTIPPRAGRHRHEGNLRYLEAGTGSPVVLLHTVRTQAEHFRHLVPLVSDRYTVYALDLPGMGYSEIVPGASYDEPAMRAGVERLLTGLDLHDVTLVGESMGAVLALTTAADLPERVRRVVAVNAYDFHGGIARSSLLARAVVGGVLAPGVGPVIAGVEPRPVLRKILQGGLGDQTALREDYVNELLQVGGRPGYPAVARAVYQALPGLIAARSRYPQVKAPVHLVYGEKDWSRTSDREADRKLLPAADFTQVPKAGHFISLERPDVLADLLNAVA is encoded by the coding sequence ATGGCCACCCAGGACCCACGTCCCACGATTCACGTCCCCGGGACCACCAGCCACACCATCCCCCCGCGCGCGGGACGCCACCGCCACGAGGGGAACCTGCGCTACCTCGAGGCGGGCACCGGTTCCCCCGTGGTCCTGCTGCACACCGTGCGCACCCAGGCCGAGCACTTCCGCCACCTCGTCCCGCTCGTCTCGGACAGATACACCGTGTACGCCCTCGACCTGCCGGGGATGGGCTACTCGGAGATCGTGCCCGGGGCGTCGTACGACGAGCCGGCCATGCGCGCGGGCGTCGAGCGGCTGCTGACCGGACTCGACCTCCACGACGTCACGTTGGTCGGGGAGTCCATGGGTGCGGTGCTCGCCCTGACCACGGCGGCGGACCTCCCGGAGCGCGTCCGGCGTGTCGTGGCGGTGAACGCGTACGACTTCCACGGCGGGATCGCCCGGTCCTCCCTCCTCGCGCGCGCGGTGGTCGGCGGCGTCCTCGCGCCCGGCGTGGGCCCGGTGATCGCGGGGGTGGAGCCCAGGCCCGTCCTTCGCAAGATCCTGCAAGGCGGCCTCGGCGACCAGACCGCGCTGCGGGAGGACTACGTGAACGAGCTCCTCCAGGTGGGCGGCCGCCCCGGCTACCCGGCCGTCGCCCGGGCCGTGTACCAGGCCCTGCCCGGCCTTATCGCGGCCCGCTCTCGCTACCCGCAGGTCAAGGCCCCTGTCCACCTGGTCTACGGGGAGAAGGACTGGTCCCGGACGTCGGACCGGGAGGCCGACAGGAAGCTGCTGCCGGCCGCCGACTTCACGCAGGTGCCGAAGGCCGGCCACTTCATCTCCCTGGAACGGCCCGACGTACTGGCCGACTTGCTGAACGCCGTGGCGTGA
- a CDS encoding SDR family oxidoreductase codes for MTALKGANVLVTGGSRGIGKALVEELYARGAGKVYATARDPRSVTHPDAVPVALEVTDPASVTAAAAQAGDVTVVINNAGAAVGASFLDSPVDDVRREFETNFYGPLLVARAFVPVIERNGGGHLLNVHSVLSWIALGGSYSASKAALWSQTNSLRLELQPRGISVTGLHVGYVDTDLAAGVDAPKSDPRDVAALALDGIETGAYEVLADDISRQVKAGLAGDLAGLYAQLAK; via the coding sequence ATGACCGCTCTGAAGGGCGCGAACGTCCTCGTCACCGGCGGCAGCCGGGGCATCGGCAAGGCCCTGGTGGAGGAGCTCTACGCACGCGGCGCCGGCAAGGTCTACGCCACGGCCCGCGACCCGCGCAGCGTGACGCACCCCGACGCGGTACCCGTGGCCCTGGAAGTCACCGACCCGGCCTCAGTGACGGCCGCCGCCGCACAGGCGGGGGACGTCACCGTGGTGATCAACAACGCCGGCGCCGCGGTCGGCGCGTCCTTCCTCGACTCCCCGGTGGACGACGTGCGCCGGGAGTTCGAGACCAACTTCTACGGCCCGCTGCTCGTCGCCCGTGCCTTCGTGCCGGTCATCGAGCGCAACGGCGGCGGCCACCTGCTCAACGTGCACTCCGTGCTCTCCTGGATCGCGCTCGGCGGCTCCTACAGCGCTTCCAAGGCCGCCCTGTGGTCGCAGACCAACTCCCTGCGCCTGGAGCTGCAGCCGCGCGGTATCTCCGTCACCGGACTGCACGTCGGCTACGTCGACACGGACCTCGCGGCCGGCGTCGACGCACCGAAGTCCGACCCCCGCGACGTGGCCGCGCTCGCCCTCGACGGCATCGAGACCGGGGCCTACGAGGTCCTCGCCGACGACATATCACGCCAGGTCAAAGCGGGCCTCGCCGGCGATCTCGCCGGCCTGTACGCCCAGCTTGCCAAGTAG
- a CDS encoding TetR/AcrR family transcriptional regulator, with protein sequence MSTDAKPSPRERLLEAAATLTYRDGVGIGVDALCKAAGVSKRSMYQLFESKDELLAASLEERASAYAATLLPTADDNRSPRERIMHVFDQLVTQAGEPDFQGCRYLAVQIELKNQGHPASRVAHRIKENLTAFFRSEAERGGASDPDLLARQLILVFDGASARAGIGADTPTGLVAPTVAALLDAADMR encoded by the coding sequence ATGAGCACCGACGCGAAGCCAAGTCCCCGAGAGCGCCTGCTGGAGGCGGCAGCCACCCTCACCTACCGAGACGGTGTCGGCATCGGCGTCGACGCGCTGTGCAAGGCGGCGGGGGTGTCGAAGCGTTCCATGTACCAGCTGTTCGAGAGCAAGGACGAACTGCTGGCGGCGAGCCTGGAGGAGCGCGCCTCCGCCTATGCGGCGACGCTCCTGCCCACGGCGGACGACAACCGTTCACCTCGTGAGCGGATCATGCACGTGTTCGACCAGTTGGTGACCCAGGCGGGTGAGCCCGACTTCCAGGGGTGCCGGTACCTCGCGGTACAGATCGAGCTCAAGAATCAGGGCCACCCGGCGAGCCGGGTGGCCCACCGGATCAAGGAGAACCTGACGGCCTTCTTCCGCTCCGAGGCCGAACGGGGTGGGGCGAGCGACCCGGATCTGCTGGCCCGGCAGCTGATCCTGGTTTTCGACGGCGCGAGTGCCCGTGCGGGGATCGGGGCCGACACGCCGACAGGGCTCGTCGCTCCCACGGTGGCCGCCCTGCTCGACGCGGCGGACATGCGCTGA
- a CDS encoding metallophosphoesterase, whose translation MTDTRPADGEAQAQRQSRLLHRLMRHLPLIAPVLLWAVPCVVLLHTGQHWPPSVTWAGTALFALGLVGMPLAMARGHGRRQQDRAAIVGDTLLGTSWVLFTWSVLLGVLLRPALTVAGAGGSQDRARIVTWAVLGVSAVLLARGYAEARRVPRVRRLDVRLPRLGAGLDGTRVALITDTHYGPLDRARWSARVCETVNALEADLVCHTGDIADGTAERRRAQALPLGSVRATRARVYVTGNHEYYSEAQGWVDLMDELGWEPLRNRHLLLERGGDTLVVAGVDDVTAESSGLAGHRAHLAGALDGADPDLPVLLLAHQPKFVDRAAAAGIDLQLSGHTHGGQMWPFHLLVRIDQPVVAGLSRHGARTLLYTSRGTGFWGPPFRVFAPSEITLLVLRSPHPPTAS comes from the coding sequence GTGACCGACACCCGACCCGCGGACGGCGAAGCGCAAGCTCAGCGGCAGAGCCGACTGCTCCACCGCCTGATGCGCCACCTCCCCCTGATCGCCCCCGTCCTGCTGTGGGCGGTGCCCTGCGTGGTGCTCCTGCACACCGGACAGCACTGGCCGCCGTCCGTCACGTGGGCCGGCACCGCCCTGTTCGCCCTCGGCCTGGTCGGTATGCCGCTCGCCATGGCGCGCGGCCACGGCCGGCGTCAGCAGGACCGGGCCGCGATCGTCGGTGACACCCTGCTGGGCACGAGCTGGGTTCTGTTCACCTGGTCCGTCCTGCTCGGCGTCCTCCTGCGACCCGCCCTGACCGTGGCCGGCGCGGGCGGGAGTCAGGACCGGGCCCGCATCGTCACCTGGGCCGTCCTCGGCGTGAGCGCCGTGCTGCTCGCCCGGGGGTACGCCGAGGCCCGCCGCGTACCGCGGGTGCGCCGGCTCGACGTGCGACTCCCGCGGCTGGGCGCCGGACTGGACGGCACCCGCGTCGCCCTCATCACCGACACCCACTACGGCCCGCTCGACCGCGCCCGCTGGTCGGCACGGGTGTGCGAGACGGTGAACGCCCTGGAGGCCGACCTGGTCTGCCACACCGGCGACATCGCGGACGGGACGGCCGAACGCCGCCGCGCCCAGGCCCTCCCGCTCGGTTCCGTGCGGGCCACCCGGGCCCGGGTGTACGTCACCGGCAACCACGAGTACTACAGCGAGGCCCAGGGCTGGGTCGACCTGATGGACGAGCTGGGCTGGGAGCCGCTGCGCAACCGTCATCTGCTGCTCGAACGCGGCGGCGACACCCTCGTGGTCGCCGGCGTGGACGACGTCACCGCCGAGTCCTCCGGTCTGGCAGGCCACCGCGCCCACCTCGCCGGAGCCCTGGACGGCGCCGACCCCGACCTGCCCGTCCTGCTGCTGGCACACCAGCCCAAGTTCGTCGACCGGGCGGCGGCCGCCGGCATCGACCTGCAACTCTCCGGCCACACCCACGGCGGCCAGATGTGGCCCTTCCACCTCCTGGTCCGCATCGACCAGCCCGTCGTCGCGGGCCTGAGCCGGCACGGCGCCCGCACCCTCCTCTACACCAGTCGCGGCACCGGCTTCTGGGGCCCGCCGTTCCGCGTCTTCGCCCCCAGCGAGATCACCCTGCTCGTACTGCGCTCCCCGCACCCGCCCACCGCGTCGTAG
- a CDS encoding rhodanese-like domain-containing protein translates to MFFVDTIELSGLGNRSYLAGGEETAVAVDPPRDLDLVIAAAVRRGVRISHVVETHVHNDYVTGGLELARVVGAAYLVPAGARVAFERVPVHDGDRAEIDARAGLSLRALATPGHTPHHTSYALEENGTAVAVFSGGSLLIGTVGRPDLVEPRLTERLARAQHASVHRLATELPEDAEVLPTHGFGSFCSSSQSQGDASTIGKEKASNEALTRDVDAFVAGLLAGLDDIPAYYAHMGPANAAGPAPVDLTPPAVADADEIAARLAAGEWVVDLRDRVAFAAGHVSGSFNFEAEGQLATYLAWLIPWDKPVTLLAESPAQLARAQRELVRVGIDRPAAAATGGPADWLREGEAPASCRRAAFADLAARHPAEGVVVLDVRRGSERAGGYIDGSLHIPVHTLHRRLGEVPDGEVWVHCAGGMRAAIAASLLDAAGRDVVAVDDSFDAAGRAGLVVRNP, encoded by the coding sequence GTGTTCTTCGTCGACACGATCGAGTTGTCGGGTCTGGGCAACCGGAGCTATCTCGCGGGCGGTGAGGAGACCGCGGTGGCGGTCGACCCGCCGCGTGACCTCGACCTGGTGATCGCCGCGGCCGTCCGGCGAGGGGTGCGCATCTCCCATGTCGTCGAGACGCATGTCCACAACGACTACGTCACCGGGGGCCTGGAGCTGGCCCGGGTCGTCGGCGCCGCCTATCTCGTCCCCGCCGGGGCCCGCGTCGCCTTCGAGCGCGTACCGGTGCACGACGGGGACCGCGCGGAGATCGACGCCCGCGCCGGCCTGTCCCTGCGGGCGCTGGCCACGCCCGGCCACACCCCGCACCACACCTCCTACGCACTGGAGGAGAACGGCACGGCGGTCGCGGTGTTCAGCGGTGGTTCGCTGCTGATCGGCACCGTCGGCCGGCCGGACCTCGTCGAGCCACGGCTGACGGAGCGGCTCGCCCGGGCCCAGCACGCCTCCGTGCACCGGCTGGCCACCGAGCTGCCCGAGGACGCGGAGGTGCTGCCCACGCACGGCTTCGGCAGCTTCTGCTCGTCCTCGCAGTCGCAGGGCGATGCCTCGACCATCGGCAAGGAGAAGGCGTCCAACGAGGCCCTCACCCGGGACGTGGACGCCTTCGTCGCCGGTCTGCTGGCCGGCCTGGACGACATCCCCGCCTACTACGCGCACATGGGGCCGGCCAACGCCGCCGGACCCGCACCCGTCGATCTCACTCCACCGGCCGTGGCCGACGCCGACGAGATCGCCGCCCGGCTGGCGGCGGGGGAGTGGGTGGTGGATCTGCGCGACCGCGTCGCCTTCGCCGCCGGGCATGTGTCCGGCTCGTTCAACTTCGAGGCCGAGGGGCAGCTCGCGACGTATCTGGCCTGGCTGATTCCGTGGGACAAGCCGGTGACCCTGCTCGCCGAGTCACCCGCACAACTCGCACGTGCCCAGCGTGAGCTGGTCCGCGTGGGCATCGACCGGCCGGCCGCGGCGGCCACCGGCGGGCCGGCCGACTGGCTGCGCGAGGGCGAGGCTCCGGCCTCCTGCCGTCGCGCGGCGTTCGCCGACCTCGCGGCTCGTCATCCGGCCGAGGGCGTCGTCGTCCTCGACGTCCGGCGAGGCTCGGAGCGGGCGGGCGGGTACATCGACGGCTCGCTGCACATCCCGGTCCACACCCTGCACCGCCGCCTGGGCGAGGTCCCCGACGGTGAGGTGTGGGTGCACTGCGCGGGCGGCATGCGTGCCGCCATCGCCGCCTCCCTGCTGGACGCCGCAGGCCGCGACGTCGTCGCCGTCGACGACTCCTTCGACGCGGCCGGCCGGGCCGGACTCGTCGTCCGGAATCCCTGA
- a CDS encoding rhodanese-like domain-containing protein translates to MSMFRRVQTGAGRVTVREAAARTGHASAAEGAVDAVLLDVREPYEWQAGHAPRAVHLPLSALAAGAGLPPQAQAWPLIVVCRAGNRSRQAAELLAARGAAAVDVIGGMRDWAQAGLPVVDARGENGTVA, encoded by the coding sequence ATGAGCATGTTTCGACGAGTACAGACAGGCGCGGGGCGGGTGACCGTGCGGGAGGCCGCCGCGCGCACCGGCCACGCAAGCGCGGCCGAGGGCGCGGTCGACGCCGTGCTGCTGGACGTGCGCGAGCCGTACGAGTGGCAGGCGGGGCACGCGCCCCGGGCCGTGCACCTGCCGCTGTCCGCGCTGGCCGCCGGCGCGGGGCTGCCCCCACAGGCGCAGGCGTGGCCCCTGATCGTGGTCTGCCGCGCCGGGAACCGCTCCCGGCAGGCGGCCGAACTGCTGGCGGCGCGCGGCGCGGCGGCAGTGGACGTGATCGGCGGTATGCGCGACTGGGCGCAGGCGGGTCTGCCGGTCGTGGACGCGCGCGGGGAAAACGGCACGGTCGCGTGA
- a CDS encoding sulfite exporter TauE/SafE family protein, with the protein MSALILALAAGGVMGLALGALGGGGSVLAVPALIYLLGFSPVGATTASLVVVTITSVTALSAHARDGNVRWRTGLLFAAAGIGPAMLGGALAARVPAAALTAGFAVVAGAAAVRMLWPRPAAGSSVTVRPARAAGAGAGLGAVTGVLGVGGGFLAVPALVSVLDLRMRNAVATSLLVISVNSLAALAMRAGTVEKLDWTVVGPFVGTAVLGAWDGKRLAAKVSGPTLQRIFAGVLLAVAASMLIDAVR; encoded by the coding sequence GTGAGTGCTCTCATACTCGCCCTGGCCGCCGGGGGGGTCATGGGGCTGGCGCTCGGCGCGCTCGGGGGCGGCGGCAGCGTGCTGGCCGTCCCCGCCCTGATCTACCTGCTCGGTTTCAGTCCGGTCGGGGCCACCACCGCGAGTCTGGTCGTCGTCACCATCACCTCGGTCACGGCCCTGTCCGCGCACGCTCGGGACGGGAACGTCCGCTGGCGGACGGGGCTGTTGTTCGCGGCGGCCGGGATCGGTCCGGCGATGCTGGGGGGCGCCCTGGCCGCCCGGGTCCCGGCCGCCGCCCTGACGGCGGGCTTCGCCGTGGTCGCGGGTGCCGCCGCCGTGCGCATGCTGTGGCCGAGGCCGGCCGCCGGGAGCTCGGTGACGGTGCGGCCGGCGCGGGCGGCGGGGGCCGGTGCCGGACTCGGCGCGGTCACCGGCGTTCTCGGGGTCGGCGGTGGCTTTCTCGCCGTACCGGCGCTGGTGAGCGTGCTGGATCTGCGCATGCGCAACGCGGTGGCTACCAGCCTGCTGGTCATCAGCGTCAACTCGCTGGCCGCGCTGGCGATGCGCGCGGGCACGGTCGAGAAGCTCGACTGGACGGTCGTCGGTCCGTTCGTCGGGACCGCGGTCCTCGGCGCGTGGGACGGCAAGCGGTTGGCCGCGAAAGTGTCCGGGCCCACGCTTCAGCGGATCTTCGCGGGGGTGTTGCTGGCGGTGGCGGCCTCCATGCTGATCGACGCGGTGCGGTGA